The following are encoded together in the Populus trichocarpa isolate Nisqually-1 chromosome 5, P.trichocarpa_v4.1, whole genome shotgun sequence genome:
- the LOC7464681 gene encoding uncharacterized protein LOC7464681 → MDLLKQELLKKRQTLAQDTGGKKFFKRSEIQQKEIQKLREQEKRELEAKSKRQSSSSSITSSSTTTTPNSSVAASTTTTTKNSSSTATTSKPLTVEQNIDNLVLPKQEVIRRFRFLKQPITLFGEDDDARLDRLKYVLKAGLFEVDSDMTEGQTNDFLRDIAELRKRQKSGIVSGRKRKDREDGGGEDGEGGEGDGELGGECGAGGGDNDLDSKRMKANFEELCEEDKILVFFKRLLNEWNQELDEMAEAEKRTAKGKSMVATFKQCARYLNPLFDFSRKKILPSDIRQGLLLMVECCMRRDYLAAMDHYIRLAIGNAPWPIGVTMVGIHERSAREKIYTNSVAHIMNDETTRKYLQSVKRLMTFCQRRYPTMPSKAVEFNSLANGSDLQSLLAEERVFDGNQPSEGRLRLMPAPDEN, encoded by the exons ATGGATCTCCTGAAGCAAGAGCTCCTCAAGAAACGCCAAACCCTAGCCCAAGATACCGGCGGAAAGAAATTCTTCAAGCGATCCGAAATCcaacaaaaagaaatccaaaaactcCGCGAACAAGAAAAACGCGAACTCGAAGCCAAATCCAAACGccaatcctcctcctcctctatcacctcctcctccaccaccactacTCCAAACTCCAGCGTCGCagcctccaccaccaccacaaccaaAAATTCCTCTTCTACCGCCACCACATCCAAACCCCTAACCGTAGAACAAAACATCGACAACCTCGTACTCCCCAAACAAGAAGTAATTCGCCGCTTCAGATTCCTCAAACAACCAATTACTCTCTTTGGTGAAGATGACGATGCTCGTCTTGACCGGTTAAAGTATGTTCTAAAAGCTGGACTTTTTGAGGTTGATAGTGATATGACCGAGGGGCAGACCAATGATTTTTTGCGCGATATTGCAGAGTTGAGGAAGAGGCAGAAGAGTGGGATTGTGAGTGGGAGGAAGAGGAAGGACAGAGAGGATGGAGGGGGAGAGGATGGGGAGGGAGGGGAAGGGGATGGAGAGCTTGGTGGTGAGTGTGGGGCTGGTGGGGGTGATAATGATCTGGATTCAAAGCGAATGAAGGCCAATTTTGAGGAATTGTGTGAAGAGGATAAGATCTTGGTGTTTTTTAAGAGGTTGTTGAACGAGTGGAATCAAGAATTGGATGAGATGGCTGAAGCAGAGAAAAGGACGGCGAAAGGGAAGTCAATGGTGGCAACTTTCAAGCAGTGTGCTAGGTATTTGAATCCCTTGTTCGATTTTAGTAGGAAGAAG ATTCTTCCAAGTGACATTCGCCAAGGATTGCTCCTGATGGTTGAGTGCTGCATGAGGCGAGACTACTTAGCTGCAATGGATCATTATATTAGACTGGCAATTGGAAATGCACCCTGGCCAATTGGTGTTACTATGGTTGGTATCCACGAACGTTCAGCTCGTGAGAAGATTTACACCAACAGTGTGGCCCACATTATGAATGATGAAACAACTCGCAAATACTTGCAGTCAGTCAAGAGATTAATGACCTTTTGCCAACGACGGTACCCAACCATGCCGTCTAAAGCTGTGGAGTTCAACAGCCTGGCAAATGGCAGTGATTTACAGTCGTTATTGGCAGAAGAGAGGGTTTTTGATGGCAATCAGCCTTCAGAAGGAAGACTTCGGCTGATGCCTGCTCCGGATGAGAATTAG